Proteins encoded by one window of Blautia luti:
- a CDS encoding peptidylprolyl isomerase: protein MANPVVTITMENGDVMKAELYPEIAPNTVNNFISLVKKGFYNGLIFHRVINGFMIQGGCPDGTGMGGPGYSIKGEFTQNRFKNDLKHTAGVLSMARAMHPNSAGSQFFIMHKDAPHLDGAYAAFGKITEGMDVVNRIAEEDTDYSDRPLDEQKIKSMTVDTFGVDYPEPEKC from the coding sequence ATGGCAAATCCGGTAGTAACAATTACCATGGAAAACGGCGATGTGATGAAGGCTGAATTATATCCTGAGATTGCACCGAATACAGTAAATAATTTCATCAGCCTTGTAAAAAAAGGCTTCTACAACGGACTGATCTTCCACCGTGTCATCAACGGCTTCATGATCCAGGGTGGATGCCCGGACGGAACCGGAATGGGCGGCCCGGGATACAGCATTAAGGGTGAATTCACCCAGAACAGATTTAAAAATGACTTAAAGCATACAGCAGGTGTTCTTTCCATGGCCAGAGCCATGCATCCAAACTCTGCAGGAAGCCAGTTCTTTATCATGCACAAAGATGCTCCACATCTTGATGGTGCTTATGCAGCTTTCGGTAAGATCACAGAAGGTATGGATGTGGTAAACCGTATTGCAGAAGAGGATACAGACTACAGTGACCGTCCTCTGGATGAGCAGAAGATCAAATCCATGACAGTGGATACTTTCGGAGTTGATTATCCGGAACCGGAGAAATGCTGA
- the tsaE gene encoding tRNA (adenosine(37)-N6)-threonylcarbamoyltransferase complex ATPase subunit type 1 TsaE — protein sequence MIIETNTPQETFAVGKKIGENARPGQIYTLTGDLGVGKTVFTQGVAAGLGIDEPINSPTFTIIQEYERGRLPLYHFDVYRIGDIEEMEEIGYDDYFFGQGICLIEWANLIEEILPDDLIRITIEKDLEKGFDYRRITVEGLDI from the coding sequence ATGATTATAGAGACAAATACCCCTCAGGAAACTTTTGCTGTGGGAAAAAAGATTGGAGAGAATGCCAGACCAGGGCAGATCTATACGCTGACCGGTGACCTGGGAGTGGGGAAAACAGTTTTTACCCAGGGTGTGGCAGCAGGACTTGGCATTGATGAACCGATAAACAGCCCGACCTTCACCATTATCCAGGAATACGAGAGAGGACGTCTGCCACTGTATCATTTCGATGTTTACCGCATCGGAGATATTGAGGAGATGGAAGAGATAGGTTATGATGATTATTTCTTCGGACAGGGGATCTGCCTGATCGAATGGGCGAATCTTATAGAGGAAATACTGCCGGATGATCTGATCCGTATAACCATCGAGAAGGATCTGGAGAAAGGCTTTGACTACCGCAGGATCACTGTGGAAGGTCTGGATATATAA
- the tsaB gene encoding tRNA (adenosine(37)-N6)-threonylcarbamoyltransferase complex dimerization subunit type 1 TsaB yields the protein MKILALDSSGIVASVAVVEDDTLLAEYTVNYKKTHSQTLLPMLDEIVKMTELDLESVDAIAVAAGPGSFTGLRIGSATAKGLGLALKKPLVAVPTVDALAYNLYDAQGLVCPVMDARRKQVYTGIYKFENHQLVTVKEQWAAPMEELIEELNERGETVIFLGDGVPVFREMIQEKLKVPYSFAPAHLNKQRAAAVAALGMIHYKEGRTETAEEHTPEYLRLSQAERERAEREKAQKTEK from the coding sequence ATGAAAATTTTGGCACTGGACAGTTCAGGAATCGTGGCATCTGTGGCAGTTGTGGAAGATGACACATTACTGGCAGAATATACAGTTAATTACAAGAAAACACATTCCCAGACACTTCTTCCCATGCTGGATGAGATTGTGAAAATGACAGAACTTGATCTGGAGAGCGTGGATGCTATTGCAGTGGCAGCAGGACCGGGATCATTCACAGGACTCCGTATCGGTTCCGCTACAGCCAAGGGACTTGGTCTTGCACTGAAGAAACCGTTGGTAGCAGTACCTACTGTAGATGCACTGGCATATAATTTATACGATGCACAGGGACTGGTATGCCCTGTCATGGATGCCAGAAGGAAACAGGTATATACAGGAATTTATAAATTCGAGAACCATCAGCTGGTAACTGTAAAAGAACAGTGGGCAGCTCCCATGGAGGAACTGATCGAAGAGCTGAATGAGCGTGGAGAGACTGTGATCTTTCTCGGAGACGGAGTTCCGGTATTTCGTGAGATGATCCAGGAGAAGCTGAAAGTGCCGTATTCCTTTGCACCGGCTCATCTCAATAAACAGCGCGCAGCAGCAGTGGCAGCATTGGGAATGATCCATTATAAAGAGGGCAGAACAGAAACTGCCGAAGAGCATACACCGGAATATCTTCGTCTTTCCCAGGCAGAACGGGAACGTGCAGAAAGAGAAAAGGCGCAGAAAACAGAGAAATAA
- the rimI gene encoding ribosomal protein S18-alanine N-acetyltransferase: MILREMLVDDLDQVMEIETDLFHVPWTKEGFFTFLTREDAMFLVVEEKGKILGYCGLLMVLDEGDITNVAVRRDRQREGIGNFLMESLIRLADQQGVTTIHLEVRVGNATAIRLYERMGFTRDGIRKGYYSDPVEDALLMTRHPQNNR; this comes from the coding sequence ATGATCTTAAGAGAAATGCTCGTAGATGATCTGGATCAGGTGATGGAGATCGAAACAGATCTGTTCCATGTTCCCTGGACCAAAGAAGGATTTTTTACCTTCCTGACCAGGGAGGATGCCATGTTTCTGGTAGTAGAAGAAAAGGGGAAGATCCTTGGATACTGCGGTCTGCTCATGGTATTGGACGAAGGGGATATCACCAATGTGGCAGTACGAAGAGACAGGCAGAGAGAAGGAATCGGCAATTTCCTGATGGAAAGCCTGATCCGTCTGGCTGACCAGCAGGGAGTGACTACCATCCATCTGGAAGTCCGGGTTGGAAACGCTACAGCCATCCGGCTGTATGAACGGATGGGATTTACCAGGGATGGGATCCGTAAAGGATATTACAGTGACCCTGTGGAGGATGCTCTTCTTATGACCAGACATCCACAGAACAACAGATAA
- a CDS encoding YfhO family protein produces the protein MNTRKLKFSRSFRSDLFFPLFLTVCILGLIFLSVPSGSMFGSEVDWLCQHVAIADYMRKQFLSSGSLVPDYMHLGGGGSFFNISYYGFLRPDVLLSCFLPHISTAVILQIYAIAEILAGTWLLYFWLRRKHIRAFCCFAASFLYGCSGCMFQAHRQIMFVNFLPFLLLTFFAADNLCKSANRRKWLPHFGLTAGFFMILIHSFYFFPACFVSVSLYLYFQLKTHTRSEKYLLWKKYLFSVALSLLLSMVLLFPTALAVLETRKSVRAATFLEILAPNLTMDSILYSPYGCGLSLICLYCLFLSIRRRKTRPFSLILLCLLLFDICYWILNGTLYVRPKCLIPFLPLILWMTALTIEEILSKQIQHSLPLALVCLVPVLIQCLVKKPGYWPFMFLDALFLLLFVLQELYLADKCKPLSALLCSMVLFITPGLLYLSTSQTEQFPSLKDSGSFTATEINTLCPDSDSRMDILSRPMTSTNYVYTGTQKKSSVYSSVSNYRYSQLFYDILKMPVSIRNRVALNADANPFQEYLMGVRYIQTNTGKIPTGYRILAEKNEQVLAENDQVLPLAYGSTALISEESFDQLSYPENLDTIVSRTIVSNPEKETAYTSQMKSCTLPSDLFRQNAPSTEKTDKKKLPFTVKDQVLLLFFHVEHQGAQDVSITINGIRNCLSGADAPYPNGNAEFTYLLSSPEAFDTLRIKYSAGDYKLSNIRAYLLPVSAIHNPGVVPFHSSDLGDSAGNVLLKGSLNMDQDGYFVTSFVWADGYTAFVDGEKVTPECVNKSFLGFPIKKGAHEITVKFHAPGKTAGCVISLLALIYLLFCGCLVIRRASSTGSL, from the coding sequence ATGAATACCCGTAAATTAAAATTTTCCAGATCATTCAGATCTGATCTGTTTTTTCCACTGTTCCTTACAGTCTGCATCCTGGGACTGATCTTTCTTTCCGTTCCTTCCGGCAGCATGTTCGGCTCAGAAGTAGACTGGCTGTGCCAGCATGTGGCCATCGCAGATTATATGCGTAAACAATTTCTCTCATCTGGCAGCCTTGTACCGGATTATATGCATCTGGGTGGAGGCGGCAGCTTTTTTAATATTTCCTATTATGGATTTCTCCGGCCGGATGTACTGCTCTCCTGTTTTCTGCCTCATATATCCACAGCAGTCATTCTGCAGATCTATGCCATAGCAGAAATCCTGGCCGGCACCTGGCTTCTGTATTTCTGGCTCCGCCGGAAACACATCCGGGCTTTTTGCTGTTTTGCCGCCTCCTTCCTGTACGGATGTTCCGGCTGTATGTTTCAGGCCCACAGACAGATCATGTTTGTAAATTTTCTGCCTTTTCTGCTCCTTACATTTTTTGCAGCAGATAATCTCTGCAAGAGTGCGAACAGGCGGAAATGGCTTCCACATTTCGGGCTGACAGCAGGTTTTTTTATGATACTTATCCACAGTTTTTATTTCTTTCCCGCATGCTTTGTATCTGTCAGTCTGTATTTATATTTTCAGCTGAAAACACACACGCGGTCAGAGAAGTATCTCCTCTGGAAAAAATATCTCTTTTCCGTGGCTCTTTCGCTCCTTCTTTCCATGGTTCTGCTGTTTCCTACTGCACTGGCCGTTCTGGAAACCCGCAAAAGTGTCCGCGCTGCCACATTTCTGGAGATCCTGGCGCCCAACCTTACCATGGACAGTATCCTGTACAGTCCTTATGGCTGCGGGCTTTCCCTAATCTGTCTGTACTGCCTGTTTCTGAGTATCCGCAGACGTAAGACACGGCCATTTTCTCTGATCCTGCTGTGCCTGCTGCTTTTTGACATCTGTTACTGGATCCTGAACGGGACTTTGTACGTGCGGCCCAAATGTCTCATTCCTTTTCTGCCTCTGATCCTGTGGATGACTGCCCTAACTATTGAAGAGATCCTTTCGAAACAGATACAGCACAGCCTTCCCCTCGCCCTGGTCTGTCTGGTTCCTGTACTGATCCAGTGTCTGGTAAAAAAGCCCGGCTACTGGCCATTTATGTTTCTGGATGCCCTCTTCCTGCTCCTGTTTGTATTACAGGAACTTTATCTGGCAGATAAATGTAAGCCGCTGTCCGCCCTGCTCTGCTCCATGGTTTTGTTCATCACCCCGGGGCTGTTATATCTTTCCACTTCTCAGACAGAACAGTTTCCTTCCCTGAAGGACTCCGGTTCTTTTACTGCCACTGAGATAAATACCCTCTGTCCGGACTCAGATTCCCGCATGGACATCCTGTCCAGACCTATGACCAGCACCAACTACGTTTACACAGGTACACAGAAAAAAAGTTCTGTTTATTCATCAGTATCCAATTACCGTTATTCTCAGCTGTTTTATGACATTCTGAAAATGCCGGTGAGCATCCGGAACCGTGTTGCCTTAAATGCAGACGCCAACCCTTTTCAGGAGTATCTGATGGGCGTGCGGTATATCCAGACAAATACCGGCAAAATCCCCACCGGCTACCGCATACTGGCAGAAAAAAACGAGCAGGTCCTGGCTGAAAATGATCAGGTTCTCCCTCTTGCTTACGGAAGTACTGCACTCATAAGCGAAGAATCTTTTGACCAGCTCTCCTACCCGGAAAACTTGGATACTATTGTCAGCCGCACCATTGTATCCAATCCTGAAAAAGAGACTGCCTATACTTCACAGATGAAGTCCTGTACTCTCCCTTCTGATCTTTTCAGGCAAAACGCCCCTTCCACAGAAAAGACAGATAAAAAGAAGCTTCCGTTCACTGTCAAAGATCAGGTTCTGCTTCTTTTTTTCCATGTGGAACACCAGGGAGCCCAGGATGTTTCCATCACAATCAACGGTATCCGAAACTGTCTCTCCGGAGCAGACGCCCCTTATCCCAACGGAAATGCAGAATTTACCTACCTGCTTTCCTCTCCGGAAGCTTTTGATACACTCCGCATCAAATATTCCGCAGGAGATTATAAGCTCTCAAATATCCGGGCATATCTGCTTCCGGTTTCCGCGATCCACAATCCCGGAGTGGTTCCTTTCCATTCTTCTGACCTGGGAGACTCAGCGGGAAATGTACTTCTGAAAGGTTCCCTGAATATGGATCAGGACGGTTATTTCGTTACTTCCTTTGTCTGGGCTGATGGTTATACAGCCTTCGTTGATGGGGAAAAAGTTACTCCCGAATGTGTGAACAAATCCTTTCTGGGATTTCCCATAAAAAAGGGGGCGCATGAAATCACTGTTAAATTTCATGCACCCGGTAAAACCGCCGGCTGTGTGATCAGCCTGCTGGCACTTATTTATCTGTTGTTCTGTGGATGTCTGGTCATAAGAAGAGCATCCTCCACAGGGTCACTGTAA